In Sphingomonas sp. Leaf357, a single genomic region encodes these proteins:
- the groL gene encoding chaperonin GroEL (60 kDa chaperone family; promotes refolding of misfolded polypeptides especially under stressful conditions; forms two stacked rings of heptamers to form a barrel-shaped 14mer; ends can be capped by GroES; misfolded proteins enter the barrel where they are refolded when GroES binds), which yields MAAKDVKFSRDARERILRGVDILADAVKVTLGPKGRNVVIDKSYGAPRITKDGVTVAKEIELKDKFENMGAQMVREVASKTNDVAGDGTTTATVLAQAIVREGMKSVAAGMNPMDLKRGIDLAVIKVIEDVKSRSKPVSGTAEVAQVGIISANGDTVVGEKIAEAMERVGKEGVITVEEAKGLDFELDVVEGMQFDRGYLSPYFITNPEKMTVELNDPYILIHEKKLSNLQAMLPILEAVVQSGRPLLIIAEDIEGEALATLVVNKLRGGLKVAAVKAPGFGDRRKAMLEDIAILTKGEMISEDLGIKLESVTVGMLGTAKRVTIDKDNTTIIDGAGEADAIKGRTDAIRQQIENTTSDYDKEKLQERLAKLAGGVAVIKVGGASEVEVKERKDRVDDALHATRAAVEEGIVPGGGTALLYATKALDGMTGANEDQTRGIDIVRKSLTSLVRQIAQNAGHDGAVVSGKLLDQGNTSYGFNASTDVYEDLVAAGVIDPTKVVRTALQNAASVAGLLITTEAAVSELPEDKPAMPMGGGGGMGGMGGMDF from the coding sequence ATGGCAGCCAAGGACGTAAAATTTTCGCGTGACGCGCGTGAGCGCATTCTGCGCGGCGTGGATATCCTCGCCGACGCGGTGAAGGTGACTTTGGGCCCGAAGGGCCGCAACGTCGTGATCGACAAGAGCTATGGCGCCCCGCGCATCACTAAGGACGGCGTCACCGTCGCCAAGGAAATCGAGCTCAAGGACAAGTTCGAGAACATGGGCGCGCAGATGGTGCGCGAAGTCGCCTCGAAGACCAACGACGTGGCCGGCGACGGCACGACCACCGCGACCGTTCTGGCGCAGGCGATCGTCCGCGAAGGCATGAAGTCGGTTGCCGCCGGCATGAACCCGATGGACCTGAAGCGCGGCATCGACCTCGCCGTGATCAAGGTGATCGAGGACGTGAAGTCGCGCTCGAAGCCCGTCTCCGGCACCGCCGAAGTCGCGCAGGTCGGCATCATCTCGGCCAACGGCGACACCGTCGTCGGTGAGAAGATCGCCGAAGCGATGGAGCGTGTCGGCAAGGAAGGCGTGATCACCGTCGAGGAAGCCAAGGGTCTCGATTTCGAGCTGGACGTCGTCGAAGGCATGCAGTTCGACCGTGGTTATCTGTCGCCCTACTTCATCACCAACCCGGAAAAGATGACGGTCGAGCTGAACGATCCGTACATCCTGATCCACGAGAAGAAGCTGTCGAACCTGCAGGCGATGCTCCCGATCCTGGAAGCCGTCGTCCAGTCGGGTCGTCCGCTCCTGATCATCGCCGAGGACATCGAGGGCGAGGCTCTGGCCACGCTCGTCGTCAACAAGCTGCGCGGCGGCCTGAAGGTCGCGGCGGTCAAGGCTCCGGGCTTCGGCGATCGTCGCAAGGCGATGCTGGAAGACATCGCGATCCTGACCAAGGGCGAGATGATCTCGGAAGACCTGGGCATCAAGCTCGAGTCGGTGACCGTCGGCATGCTCGGCACCGCCAAGCGCGTCACGATCGACAAGGACAACACCACCATCATCGACGGTGCGGGTGAAGCCGATGCGATCAAGGGCCGTACTGATGCGATCCGCCAGCAGATCGAGAACACCACCAGCGATTACGACAAGGAGAAGCTCCAGGAGCGTCTCGCGAAGCTCGCTGGCGGCGTTGCCGTGATCAAGGTCGGCGGTGCTTCGGAAGTCGAAGTGAAGGAGCGGAAGGACCGCGTCGACGACGCGCTGCACGCAACCCGCGCAGCCGTCGAAGAGGGCATCGTCCCCGGTGGCGGCACGGCGCTTCTGTACGCGACCAAGGCGCTCGACGGCATGACCGGTGCCAACGAAGACCAGACGCGCGGCATCGACATCGTCCGCAAGTCGTTGACGTCGCTGGTGCGCCAGATCGCACAGAATGCCGGCCATGACGGCGCGGTCGTCTCGGGCAAGCTGCTCGACCAGGGCAACACGTCGTACGGCTTCAACGCCTCGACCGACGTGTACGAGGATCTGGTGGCGGCCGGCGTGATCGACCCGACCAAGGTCGTCCGCACCGCGCTCCAGAACGCGGCCTCGGTCGCCGGCCTGCTCATCACGACGGAAGCCGCCGTGTCCGAGCTGCCGGAAGACAAGCCGGCGATGCCGATGGGCGGCGGCGGCGGCATGGGCGGCATGGGCGGCATGGATTTCTGA
- the groES gene encoding co-chaperone GroES, with translation MSFRPLHDRVLVRRVEAEEKTAGGIIIPETAKEKPQEGEVVSVGTGARNEAGEIHPLEVKTGDKILFGKWSGTEVKIDGEDLLIMKESDILGIVG, from the coding sequence ATGAGCTTTCGTCCGTTGCATGACCGCGTCCTCGTCCGCCGGGTAGAGGCGGAAGAGAAGACGGCAGGCGGGATCATCATCCCGGAAACCGCCAAGGAAAAGCCGCAGGAAGGCGAAGTCGTCTCCGTCGGCACCGGTGCCCGTAACGAAGCCGGTGAGATCCACCCGCTCGAAGTGAAGACCGGCGACAAGATCCTGTTCGGCAAATGGTCCGGCACCGAAGTGAAGATCGACGGCGAAGACCTTCTGATCATGAAGGAATCTGACATCCTTGGGATCGTCGGTTAA
- a CDS encoding MATE family efflux transporter, translating to MDAPIAIPALTGPPPTTAGDELRALLRLAIPLAAANLLQMAVYAIDVIFVARLGPVELAAATLGVYLYSVAMWALSGLVGACAPVIAAELGARRHAVRQVRRSFRMAMWLAVLATLPFVALLSQGERLMLLAGQDPVVAARAGTFLHILLFAMIPAVASAAMRVTASALGRPGWATAITAMALAVNLLGNWLLVFGHGGFPALGLEGSAISSVVTSVAMMLAYALILVLDPKIRRYRLFGNWWRSEWSRLREIVKLGIPIALIFTLEGALFSTAGFLMGLIGVEQVGAHALALQIAAIAFQVPFGVAQAATIRVGMAYGAADHRWIARAGWVALGVGIGFMGVTASLLWAFPRLALGLYIDVNAPANAPLVALALQYLVIAALFQLFDGGQTVAAGVLRGLQDTRMPMVIAAFGYWVVGFGACIGLGFGLHWQGVGIWIGLAIGLAVVSALLVWRWSMRARLGLLPAPAVRSLGEPVIFDR from the coding sequence ATGGACGCGCCCATCGCCATTCCGGCCCTGACCGGGCCGCCCCCGACCACGGCCGGCGACGAGTTGCGCGCGCTGCTGCGGCTCGCCATTCCGCTGGCCGCCGCGAACCTGTTGCAGATGGCGGTCTATGCGATCGACGTGATCTTCGTCGCGCGGCTGGGGCCGGTCGAACTCGCCGCCGCGACGCTCGGCGTCTACCTCTATTCGGTCGCGATGTGGGCATTGTCGGGCCTGGTCGGGGCGTGCGCGCCGGTCATCGCCGCGGAACTCGGCGCGCGGCGCCACGCCGTGCGCCAGGTACGGCGGTCGTTCCGCATGGCGATGTGGCTGGCGGTGCTTGCGACCTTGCCGTTCGTCGCGCTCCTGTCGCAGGGCGAGCGGCTGATGCTGCTCGCCGGTCAGGATCCGGTTGTTGCCGCACGGGCCGGCACGTTCCTGCACATCCTGCTCTTCGCGATGATCCCGGCCGTGGCCAGCGCGGCGATGCGCGTCACGGCGTCGGCGCTCGGCCGACCCGGCTGGGCGACGGCAATCACCGCGATGGCGCTGGCCGTCAACCTGCTGGGCAATTGGCTGCTGGTGTTCGGCCATGGCGGCTTTCCCGCGCTCGGCCTCGAAGGCTCGGCGATCTCCAGCGTCGTCACCAGCGTGGCGATGATGCTCGCTTACGCCCTCATCCTGGTCCTCGATCCCAAGATCCGCCGCTACCGTCTGTTCGGCAATTGGTGGCGCAGCGAATGGAGCCGCCTGCGCGAGATCGTGAAGCTCGGCATCCCGATCGCCTTGATCTTCACGCTGGAGGGAGCCTTGTTCAGCACGGCGGGCTTCCTGATGGGGCTGATCGGCGTCGAACAGGTCGGCGCGCATGCGCTCGCGCTCCAGATCGCCGCGATCGCTTTCCAGGTGCCGTTCGGAGTCGCTCAGGCCGCCACGATCCGCGTCGGCATGGCGTACGGCGCGGCCGATCACCGCTGGATCGCACGGGCCGGGTGGGTGGCATTGGGCGTCGGCATCGGCTTCATGGGCGTCACGGCCAGCCTGCTCTGGGCGTTCCCGCGCCTCGCGCTTGGCCTGTATATCGATGTCAATGCGCCGGCCAACGCACCGCTCGTCGCGCTGGCGCTGCAATATCTCGTCATCGCCGCGCTGTTCCAGCTGTTCGACGGCGGGCAGACCGTCGCCGCGGGCGTGCTGCGCGGGCTTCAGGATACGCGCATGCCGATGGTCATCGCCGCGTTCGGCTATTGGGTGGTCGGCTTCGGCGCGTGCATCGGCCTGGGCTTCGGGCTGCACTGGCAGGGGGTCGGCATCTGGATCGGCCTCGCGATCGGGCTGGCGGTCGTCTCGGCGTTGCTGGTGTGGCGCTGGTCGATGCGGGCGCGGCTCGGCCTGCTTCCGGCACCCGCCGTCCGATCTCTAGGCGAACCTGTCATTTTTGATCGCTAG
- the sppA gene encoding signal peptide peptidase SppA, whose product MKLVRGAWKILVGIKDALVLAAMLLFFGLLFAGLNAGPRPASIRDGALVLDLNGQIVEQPSENDPFAALGGNAPVREFRLRDLVRLLDKARTDDRVKVVVLDLDTFAGGYPAALTEVADAIRAVRDGVGGKGGKPVLAYATAYTDSGYRLASAASEIWMNPMGGTLFSGPGGSQLYYKGLIDKLGVNAHIYRVGKYKSFVEPYTRADQSPEAKEAATALQGVIFQQWKDQIAKARPKAKIAPMLTTPDAVITAAGGDIARANLQSGIVDKLAERIEFDKRVGQIAGTDAKKAAGNFNTIKYDTYLAANPLPKGGDAIGVLTVAGEIVDGKAKAGTAGGDTIAKAMLDGLSKNKLKALVVRVDSPGGSALASEKIRRAIFEAKQQGLPVVVSMGSVAASGGYWVSTAGDMIFAEPTTITGSIGIFGIIPTFENTLAKIGVTSDGVKSTPLSGQPDVIAGTNAETDRLLQSAIDHGYAQFIDRVSKARKMTPARVDEIAQGRVWDGGTARQIGLVDRFGGLNDAIAEAARRAKLDPAKIQAVYLERQPGWLARFAAQFAGSGDDDDTAGGDVFARISADHKAVLARALGDMRRLTRASSIQARCLECGGLGPVTAPEQGDLTLLDMLLAKFAK is encoded by the coding sequence GTGAAACTCGTTCGGGGCGCGTGGAAGATTCTGGTCGGGATCAAGGACGCGCTGGTGCTGGCCGCGATGCTGCTGTTCTTTGGCCTGCTGTTCGCCGGCCTGAACGCCGGGCCGCGCCCGGCGTCGATCCGGGATGGCGCGCTGGTGCTCGACCTGAACGGCCAGATCGTCGAACAGCCGAGCGAGAACGATCCGTTCGCGGCGCTGGGCGGCAACGCGCCGGTACGCGAATTCCGCCTCCGCGACCTCGTGCGCCTGCTCGACAAGGCCCGGACCGACGACCGCGTGAAAGTGGTGGTGCTGGATCTCGATACCTTTGCCGGCGGCTATCCCGCGGCGCTGACCGAAGTGGCGGACGCGATCCGCGCGGTGCGCGACGGCGTCGGAGGCAAGGGGGGCAAGCCGGTCCTGGCCTATGCCACCGCCTATACCGATTCCGGTTATCGCCTCGCCTCCGCTGCGAGCGAGATCTGGATGAATCCGATGGGCGGGACGCTGTTCAGCGGCCCCGGCGGATCGCAGCTCTATTACAAGGGCCTGATCGACAAGCTCGGCGTCAACGCGCACATCTACCGCGTCGGCAAGTACAAGTCGTTCGTCGAACCCTATACCCGCGCCGACCAGTCGCCCGAGGCGAAGGAAGCGGCGACCGCGCTGCAAGGCGTGATCTTCCAGCAGTGGAAGGACCAGATCGCCAAGGCGCGGCCGAAGGCCAAGATCGCGCCGATGCTGACGACGCCCGACGCGGTGATCACGGCGGCGGGCGGCGACATCGCCAGGGCCAATCTGCAATCCGGCATCGTCGACAAGCTGGCCGAGCGGATCGAGTTCGACAAGCGCGTCGGGCAGATCGCGGGCACCGACGCGAAGAAGGCGGCGGGCAATTTCAACACGATCAAATACGACACCTATCTCGCCGCCAATCCGCTGCCCAAGGGTGGCGACGCGATCGGCGTGCTGACGGTGGCGGGCGAGATCGTCGACGGCAAGGCCAAGGCCGGCACCGCGGGCGGCGACACGATCGCCAAGGCGATGCTCGACGGCCTGTCCAAGAACAAGCTGAAGGCGCTGGTGGTGCGGGTCGATTCGCCCGGCGGCTCGGCGCTGGCATCGGAGAAGATCCGCCGCGCGATCTTCGAGGCGAAGCAGCAGGGCCTGCCGGTGGTCGTGTCGATGGGCTCGGTCGCCGCATCGGGCGGCTATTGGGTGTCGACGGCGGGCGACATGATCTTCGCCGAGCCGACCACGATCACCGGATCGATCGGCATCTTCGGAATCATCCCGACGTTCGAGAATACCTTGGCCAAGATCGGCGTGACCAGCGACGGGGTGAAATCCACGCCGCTGTCGGGCCAGCCCGACGTGATCGCGGGCACCAATGCCGAGACCGACCGGCTGCTGCAATCGGCGATCGACCACGGCTATGCGCAGTTCATCGACCGCGTTTCCAAGGCGCGCAAGATGACGCCGGCGCGCGTCGACGAGATCGCGCAGGGCCGCGTATGGGACGGCGGGACGGCGCGACAGATCGGGCTGGTCGATCGCTTCGGCGGCCTGAACGACGCGATCGCCGAGGCGGCCCGGCGCGCCAAGCTGGATCCGGCCAAGATCCAGGCGGTGTATCTCGAACGGCAACCCGGCTGGCTGGCCCGTTTCGCGGCGCAATTCGCCGGCAGCGGCGACGACGACGACACTGCCGGCGGCGACGTTTTCGCGCGCATCTCGGCGGATCACAAGGCGGTGCTTGCGCGCGCGCTGGGCGACATGCGGCGGCTGACCCGCGCATCCTCGATCCAGGCGCGCTGCCTGGAATGCGGCGGGCTGGGCCCGGTGACGGCGCCGGAGCAGGGCGACCTCACCCTGCTCGACATGCTCCTCGCGAAGTTCGCCAAATGA
- a CDS encoding GNAT family N-acetyltransferase: protein MIVIRAARPEDAAAIAAIYAPYVLTGTVSFESDAPDARQMRTRMAASDGLYPWIVATNGDADGGVLAYAYATRFRDRPAYKYAVETSIYVSGMVQQQGTGRLLYEALIDTLRQQGFTQAIGVISLPNESSISLHEAVGFRRQGVYREIGYKNGRWIDVGFWQCELNRSTNPPTEPKPFSGVGVIRA from the coding sequence ATGATCGTGATCCGTGCGGCGCGGCCCGAGGATGCCGCCGCCATCGCCGCGATCTATGCGCCCTATGTCCTGACCGGCACCGTCTCGTTCGAGAGCGACGCGCCGGACGCGCGCCAGATGCGCACGCGCATGGCGGCATCGGACGGGCTGTATCCGTGGATCGTGGCGACCAACGGCGATGCGGACGGCGGCGTGCTGGCCTATGCCTATGCGACCAGGTTCCGCGACCGCCCGGCCTACAAATATGCCGTGGAGACATCGATCTATGTCAGCGGCATGGTGCAACAACAGGGCACCGGGCGGCTGCTGTACGAGGCGCTGATCGATACGCTGAGACAGCAGGGCTTCACCCAGGCGATCGGCGTGATCTCCTTGCCCAACGAATCCTCGATCTCGCTGCACGAGGCGGTCGGTTTCCGGCGGCAGGGCGTGTACCGCGAGATCGGCTACAAGAACGGACGATGGATCGATGTCGGCTTCTGGCAGTGCGAACTCAACCGATCGACCAACCCGCCGACCGAACCCAAGCCGTTCAGCGGCGTCGGCGTGATCCGGGCATGA
- a CDS encoding trimeric intracellular cation channel family protein, with amino-acid sequence MIPVAHVIPEFAPWLDMAGLAVFAASGGLAAAKRGQTMVTLAFFALITGVGGGTVRDLLIGAPVFWIHDSRPAAVCLIVAFAIWATPERWWKGAALDWFDAVGLAAYAVFGAAKALGYGIPPVPAFVMGVVTACVGGIIRDVLAGEPSILMRPELYVTAGALASALYVTLFLLGAPGAVAAGVAATAGFALRAAAIHYRLALPAYRGRRSGTDR; translated from the coding sequence ATGATCCCCGTCGCGCACGTCATCCCCGAATTCGCCCCCTGGCTCGACATGGCCGGCCTCGCCGTGTTCGCCGCATCGGGCGGGCTTGCCGCGGCCAAGCGCGGGCAGACGATGGTCACGCTCGCTTTCTTCGCGCTGATCACCGGGGTCGGTGGCGGCACGGTGCGCGATCTGTTGATCGGCGCGCCGGTGTTCTGGATCCACGACAGCCGCCCGGCGGCGGTCTGCCTGATCGTGGCGTTCGCGATCTGGGCAACGCCGGAACGCTGGTGGAAGGGTGCGGCGCTCGACTGGTTCGATGCGGTCGGCCTCGCCGCGTATGCCGTGTTCGGCGCGGCCAAGGCCTTGGGCTACGGCATCCCGCCCGTTCCGGCCTTCGTGATGGGCGTGGTCACGGCCTGCGTCGGCGGCATCATCCGCGACGTGCTCGCCGGCGAACCCTCGATCCTGATGCGCCCGGAACTGTACGTCACCGCCGGCGCGCTGGCCTCCGCGCTGTACGTCACGCTGTTCCTGCTCGGTGCACCGGGCGCGGTGGCGGCGGGGGTGGCGGCGACCGCCGGCTTCGCGCTCAGGGCGGCGGCGATCCACTACCGCCTCGCGCTTCCGGCCTATCGCGGGCGGCGGTCGGGCACCGATCGTTAA